In Deinococcus psychrotolerans, the genomic window GCAGCTCGATCTTGGCTCAGCGGCAGTGCAGCGCGAAACGGGCCGCACCCTGGCCGACGCTTCCGGCGCAAACCCCGACGTTCTCTCTGACCGCCTCCGCGCTGCTGGCCTGCGGGCCGAAGTGCGCGACATCCCGGCTGAAGGCGCGAACCCCGCACGGCGGGAAGTGCGCGTCCTGAACACCGAGGGAGCCGATCAGGGCGAACTCCGCACCTACGCCCAGCAGAACTGGACGGCCTTCATGCCCGCACTGTTTCCAGCGAGTCAAACCGCGCAAGGCACGGTCATCACTGGACAGTCCGGCGCAGGAAGCCAGCCAGCCCCCACCGGCAACGCCATCACCGACGCTCTAGGCCGCCGCGCCCCGAGTGCTGAGCGCGTGGTCGTTGACCCCTTCGCTACACCCTCCACAGGAGCTAAACCGTGAGTAGAACTGTTACCACCTACGGCCTCGGCGTGAAGTTCACTGCCGACGAACAGAGCCTCCAGCGCATTGCTATGGGCGGCACCATCAAGCTCGCCAGCTTTACGGACGCCAAGTTCGGCACGGCGGGCAACCGCGTGATTCCGGCTGGAACGGTCGTGATCCGCGACACCGACAAGAGCCTGATTCCCGCTGCTGGCACCGAAGCAGCTGGCAAGGCGTTCCTGATGGCCTCGGACATCGTGGAAGCGCCCGTGCCCGGCACGTCACGCGGCTCTGATCTGACCACCGGCCTGTACGCGGGCGGCGTGATCTACGAAGACCAACTGCCTGACGCGACCGGCACGCCCAAAGTGCTCAGCGCAGGGCTGAAGACCGCGCTCGGCTCCAACTTCATCTTCCAAGCCAGTCAGGGCAGCCTGATTGTGACGGTCTAAGGGACAAATTGTGAACCCATTTGCGCTCGCCCTGGCCCGCATTTCTGCCGGTCTGAATCAGTACATCGCCACCCGTCCCATCGCGCTGGCCAACCTGTACCTTGCCAATTTCCTGCCGCCGGTCAGCAGCACGCTCGCCGAAATCCAGACAGGCAGCTTCCGCATCGTCACCGAACCCGCCGCGCTCACCGCAGTGGACAGCCCTTACGCCAAGATCGGCAGCTTGCAGATGGTCAGCTTCACCGGCACCACCTTCAAGATCACGGCAGAAAGCAAGCTGAACGAATCCATGCAGGACGCCATGCACGCCCTGGCTTCCTTCATGCGTCGCTCGATGGCCAGGATGCCGCCGTGCCACGCGCCCCACAGAATGAACGTCCAATTGGCCCCGTGCCACAACCCACCCAGCACCATCGTCAGCGCCAGATTGATGTAGGTACGGGCCCGACCCTTACGGTTGCCACCCAATCCAATGTAGAGATATTCGCGCAGCCACGAACTTAAGCTCATGTGCCACCTGCGCCAGAACTCGGTGATGCTGCGGGAGATATAGGGGTGGTTGAAGTTCTCGGGGAATTTGAAGCCCATTATGGCCGCCAACCCAATAGCCATATCCGAGTACCCCGAGAAGTCGAAGTAGAGCTGCAAGGTATAGGCAAAAGCGCCAAGCCAACTATCAAAAAAGCTGGGACTGGGTTGATTGAAGCTGGCGGTCACGAGCGGCGCGATGGTGTCGGCGATCAGCACCTTCTTGGCAAAGCCGGTCATGAAACGGGTGGCCCCGTAGCTGAACTTCTCAAGCGTATGGGTGCGGCTCAGGAACTGATCGGCCAGCAGGTTGTATTTCAAGACTGGCCCAGCGATCAGGTGAGGGAAGAGGGCGATAAAAGCCGCGAAGTCCAGCAGATTGCGGGTGGGCGGCTCTTCCTTGCGGTAGATGTCCACCAGATAGGAGATGGCATGAAAGATAAAGAAGCTCAGGCCAATCGGCAGCAAAATCGGTGCCCAAGCGAATGGCGCGAAGCCCAAACCGGTCATGGCGGCGTTGAAACTGCTGATGCCGAAGTTGGCGTACTTGAAGTACGCCAAAGCACACAGGTTAAGCGTCACCGCCACGGTCAGCAGCTGAAAACGGCGTGGCCCGTTGGAGCGGTCTATCGCCAAGGCAAAGAAATAAGCTGCCAACGTCACGCCAGCCAGCAGCCACAAGAAATCCAGTCGCCACCACGAGTACAGCGCGTAACTGCCGATGAGAATCCACGCGCTCCGCCCTTTGAACGGCAGGAGGTAGTAGATGATTAGGAAGACTGGTAGGAACAAGAACAGGAAGACGTTGCTGCTGAAGACCACGCCCGCCCCCTGTTTACTTGGTCTTGGTGCTGCTGGTGGTCAGGGTCAGGCCGCTATCAGTAAGCACCAGAGCGTAGGCGCTGCCACGCTCCAACTTGACGCCTTTGAGGGTACCCAGCGGCTTGCTGCCGCTGAAGGCCGCCAGATCCACGGTGATGCCGTTGACCGCGCGGCTGCCGCTCTCGCCGGGCTTGACGCCGCTCACCACCGCTGTTTTGCCGTCGGCGGTTTTGAGATCGACGCTGGCGGCTTTGCTGAGGTTGTAAATCACCAAGAGCGCCTTAGCGCGGTTCTCAGCTGACGGGTCGGTAAGCAGGTTGAGTTTGGCTCCGTCGGCGACCACGCTATAGAACTTGCCGGCCTCGACCTTCAGCTTGCCGCTAACGCTGCCGATTTTGGCGGTGAAGTCGCCCTGCGGAACGACGACGTAGACGCTGGCCGCAGCCTTGTCTGCGGTCACGGCTTTGTCGCCGAGGGTGGCCGCAGGGGCGTTCAAGACACGCACGAAGGCACTGTTGGCGGGCGGAGCCGCATCGTAGAGGCCGTCCTGAGCGAAGGCGAAGCTGCTGAGGGCCATGAGGAGGAACGAGAGCTTTTTCATCGTCCACACTTTAGCGAGTCTAGCTGACCTCTTCCTGAGATCCGATTTCGGCAGCTATCGGGGAGTGATGGCGTTTTGCAGCTTGGGCAAGAACGCGGAGAAATTGTCTAGGATCGGAGGCGCGTATGGACACAGGGGCAGAAACCATATTGGAATGATTCGATCAGTTCCAACAGCACTGGGAGGGCTATGACTCGCACGTGCTTGTTGAGGTTGAGCGCGGCAAGGTGTGGCTTTAGTATGAGGCATGAGCAAGCAGCCACCTCGGACGATCAATAGAAAGAGCTTATTCAGAAACGCCGAATCCTATCTGGAAGCGGCGTTTGCTTTGGGCGCAGTCATGAACCATCGCTTGGAGACGATGCCTCCCAATAAGGCAGACGAAGCATTGAAAATACTCGAGCCGACGATCCTCTGCGAGGCTTTGGCTTGCGAGCTGTACTTCAAGCTATACATCAATCTAACTGGTGGACATTTTGATCGCGTGCACGGCTTGCATGATCTCTATAAAGCGCTCTCGATGCCTAATCGGGAAAAGCTTGGAATGAACCCCCTAGAGAGGACCAACGGCCAAGCCACTTTGCCCCGACCAGCCGTTAGGCTGATCACAGCGCGAAGGAGCATTCATGCCAGGACGCAATCACAGCCGTGAATTCAAGCTTCAGGTCGTCAACCAAATCAATTCAAGCCAGCGAACGACCGCTCAACTCAGCCGGGAACATGGTTTAGTGCCCAGCCTGATCCACCGTTGGCGCAAAGAGGTCGAGGCGCGCGGAGAAGCCGCCTTCACCGACGGCGTGGCCACAGATCGCAGCGCCGAGCTGCGGATTGCTGAGCTGGAGCGGTATTGCGGCCAACTTGCCTTAGAAAACACCATCTTGAAAAAATCGCTGGCGACGTACCGCTTGAACAAAGGCACCAAATGATCTCGGATGCGCGACACGCGCATCCCACGGTGTCGGTGCGTCGCCTGTGTGAGCTGCATGCGGTCAGTCGGTCGTGGTACCTCCGTCAACGAAACCGCGCAGTCATCGACCAAGATCAACGACTCGCTACTGACATTGAAGCAGTGGTGCTGAAGTGGAACGGCTATGGGTATCGGCGGGTCACTCGCGAACTGGCACGCAGCGGGCAGTCCATCAATCACAAACGCGTTCTGCGGGTCATGCGGGAACATCGCTTATTGTGTCGACCCAAGCGGCGTTACCAGCGCACCACCGATTCCACTCACAGCGAGAAACGCTTCCCCAATCTGCTCCCACAAGTGATTCCAACCCAACCAGATCAGGTCTGGCAAGCTGATCTGACGTATGTGAGGGTGAAGCAGGGTTTCGTCTACTTGGCATGCGTGCTGGACAGTTTCACGCGTGAGATCGTGGGCTGGTCAATGTCAAAGTTTATCGACGCCGACCTATCACTGGCCGCGCTGAATAACGCGCTTGCTGCTCGCAATCCAGCACCTGGACTCCTTCATCACTCTGATCAAGGTGTCCAATATGCCAGCCGGCTCTATATCGCCCGCCTGCGGGCGATGGGTATCACGCCAAGTATGTCCAGAAGAGGCAATCCCTACGACAACGCTCGCATGGAAAGTTTCTACAAAACTCTCAAAACAGAGGAGGTTGATCTTCAAGATTATGCTGATCTGGACGATGCACAGCGCCATGTGAACCACTTCATCGGTAAGCTTTACAACCAAGAACGCCTGCATTCCAGTCTCGGCTACGTCCCACCTGCCGAGTTCGCCGCCCGCTATCATCCAGCCTAGAAGTGACTTGCCTGCTGGTCCTGCGCTTTGGGTTCACTCCAAGCTCGGGCATGCTTACGCGATGGTGCTGGCTCAACAGCAAAATCTTTCGGCTGAATGGTCAGTGGGCGTTGACCCCCGGCGCTGGTTAGAAAATGTTCTTGAGCGCAGCAGCGGTGCCTTCGTGCAGGTGCGGTATTGGCATGAAAAACTGCCAACCGACGCCAATTCGACTTGGCCCATCGCTCTTACCCTACGGCAGTGCATCCTCGATCTTGATTCCGATCTCATAAATACGCATTCTTAGTGGCCCAACTTCACCCCCGCATTAGCGTGCGCGGGGTGTTCTCATGAGCATAGCGGCTGAGCGCTTATCAGAGATATCGGGTAGCGGATACCTTGACCGGCACGTGAAGAATTTTATCTTGTGAAGATTTATCGAAGGTATGCTGAGATGTGACAAGAGCTGATTACTTCCGAGCGGTGATCTTGAAGAGCCTCAAAAAGCGCTGGAGCTGGCTCTTTGGACTTCCAGTGCTGGTGTTGATTGGGTTGCTGATTGTGGAGCAACCACTCTGGGTAGCCGTTGCCCTCGCGGTTGTATCGCACGTTCTGCTGGCAGGTTACACCGCCTGGGGTTCCTACCAGCGGCACAAGTACGAATACACGAACTGAGCACAAAGCGCAGCCTAATCCACCCACTTCCAGCCGCCTTCGGGCGGCTCTTTCATTCCAGGAGTCTCACCCCTTGAAACGTATCCTTGCCCTCGCAGCCCTGCTTCTGATCCACCCTCCAAAAAGGTGGTGACTCGGTCATGCAAAACATTCAATATTGGAAGAATGATACGGCGCGAATACATGCTGGCCTGCTTGCTGAAAAGTCTACGCAACCGCCTCTGGATGATCGTTCTCCCCACGCTCG contains:
- a CDS encoding MBOAT family O-acyltransferase gives rise to the protein MVFSSNVFLFLFLPVFLIIYYLLPFKGRSAWILIGSYALYSWWRLDFLWLLAGVTLAAYFFALAIDRSNGPRRFQLLTVAVTLNLCALAYFKYANFGISSFNAAMTGLGFAPFAWAPILLPIGLSFFIFHAISYLVDIYRKEEPPTRNLLDFAAFIALFPHLIAGPVLKYNLLADQFLSRTHTLEKFSYGATRFMTGFAKKVLIADTIAPLVTASFNQPSPSFFDSWLGAFAYTLQLYFDFSGYSDMAIGLAAIMGFKFPENFNHPYISRSITEFWRRWHMSLSSWLREYLYIGLGGNRKGRARTYINLALTMVLGGLWHGANWTFILWGAWHGGILAIERRMKEARACMASCMDSFSLLSAVILKVVPVKLTICKLPILA
- a CDS encoding alginate O-acetyltransferase AlgF — encoded protein: MKKLSFLLMALSSFAFAQDGLYDAAPPANSAFVRVLNAPAATLGDKAVTADKAAASVYVVVPQGDFTAKIGSVSGKLKVEAGKFYSVVADGAKLNLLTDPSAENRAKALLVIYNLSKAASVDLKTADGKTAVVSGVKPGESGSRAVNGITVDLAAFSGSKPLGTLKGVKLERGSAYALVLTDSGLTLTTSSTKTK
- a CDS encoding transposase, translated to MPGRNHSREFKLQVVNQINSSQRTTAQLSREHGLVPSLIHRWRKEVEARGEAAFTDGVATDRSAELRIAELERYCGQLALENTILKKSLATYRLNKGTK
- a CDS encoding IS3 family transposase, whose product is MISDARHAHPTVSVRRLCELHAVSRSWYLRQRNRAVIDQDQRLATDIEAVVLKWNGYGYRRVTRELARSGQSINHKRVLRVMREHRLLCRPKRRYQRTTDSTHSEKRFPNLLPQVIPTQPDQVWQADLTYVRVKQGFVYLACVLDSFTREIVGWSMSKFIDADLSLAALNNALAARNPAPGLLHHSDQGVQYASRLYIARLRAMGITPSMSRRGNPYDNARMESFYKTLKTEEVDLQDYADLDDAQRHVNHFIGKLYNQERLHSSLGYVPPAEFAARYHPA